The Armatimonadota bacterium genomic sequence CGATCAAAAGGTCATAAAACCCAATAGATCTGAGATCGAGCAGGTCATACGCAATAGATTTGGACTGGGCAAACAATCATTTGCCGAGGGTCTGAACAAACTCTTGATCGTGGCCTCCATGATCGAGCGTGAAGCGAAGGTTTCCAAAGACAGATCGCTCATATCGGCAGTGCTGTGGAACCGTCTTGCAAAGGGTATGAGGTTGGAAGTGGATGCAACCGTGACGTATTCGCCCGGCGAGAGCACAGACAATAAAGACAAAATATACTACGGCGATCTGCATAAAGACTCGCCGTACAATACCTATACCCATGCCGGTCTGCCTGCCGGTCCGATATGCAATCCGGGGCTGGCTTCTATCAAGGCGGCAATGCATCCGGCGAATGTTGATTATTTGTACTACGTTGCCCGGCCCGACGGCAGTCACCATTTCAGCCGGACCTTTGAAGAACACGTCGCCGCCAAAAACGCGATAAAAGACGGTGGCCGGTAATATGGGTGAGCTTCTTGAGCTGTTTCGTCCCGACCAGTACGTGCGGAATGTGAGTGAGATCGACCTTGCAGCGCTAAAGCAGGACGGCTTCAGAGCGCTGATGCTCGATCTGGATAACACGCTTCTGCCCTGGGCAAGCTCACAGGTCCCGGAGTCAAGCAGGCGGTGGATCGAGTCCGCTAAGGCTGTAGGGATGGGGCTTTGTATTGTCTCCAATACGCACAATCCAAAACGGTTGAACGCCGTTGCTCGCGAGCTTGGGATATCTTGTGTGTTCAGGGCATTAAAGCCCAGACCGCACTGTTTTGAGCGCGCATTAAAGATGTTGGGCTGCAAAGCCGAAAATTGCGTCGTAGTGGGCGATCAACTGCTAACGGATATACTGGGCGGCAACTGGGCTTGCATGCATACTATTCTTGTGGAGCCTATGCACCCCAAAGAATTTATCGGCACAAAGCTGAGCCGTCTGATCGAACGGTGGATTATGCGGCGCTTGCGCAGGCCTGCCGCTGGAACAAATGACGGTCTGTACAAGTCAGAAAAACAGGATACCAAGTGAACATGCTCGGCAAAACACGTGTTTTGGGTGTATTCGGACACCCCATAGCCCACAGCCTTTCGCCCGTAATGCAAAACGCTGCGATCGAAGCTTTGGGAATAGATTACGTGTATGTGCCTTTTCATGTGCTGCCAAACGATCTAGAAAAAGCGGTCCATGGAATCAGGGCGCTGAATATTGCGGGGGTAAATGTCACGATCCCTCACAAAGAGAATATCATCGCATATCTCGACGAAGTGAGCGAGCGGTCGATGAGAATTCGTTCCGTAAATACGGTCATCAATAAAGATGGGCATCTTGTTGGTGATACCACCGATGGTCGCGGTTTTCTTAAGTCGGCTCAAGCCGAGTGGGGGAAACTGGACGGCAAAAAAGTCCTGCTTCTTGGAGCAGGCGGATCGGCTAAGGCTGTAAGTTTCGCGCTTGCCGAGATCGGCTGCGAGATAGTGATAGCTAACCGGACTTTTGGCAGGGCCCGGGAGCTTGTTGAGGGTTTGAACACGGTCTTCGGAAGAGACGCAGCGAGGGCCATTGGGATGCAAAGGGAAGCTCTGGCGGATGAAGCGCAAAGCGCCGATCTGCTGGTCAACACCACGTCAGTCGGCATGAGCCCGGATATAGACTCAACTCCGATACCCGGCGACCTGCTGCATTCAAATCTATTGGTTTATGATCTTGTATATAATCCTTCGACCTCTCGGCTTGTCAGACAGGCGCGTGAGCGTGGAGCGCGCGCTGTCAATGGTCTGGGGATGTTGGTCCATCAGGGTGCGCTTTCGCTTGAGATGTGGACCGGACGGCAGGCGCCGGTAGATGTGATGGAAGAAGCGGCTGCTGTTGTGTTATAATTTTTGGGTGTCGCGGATATGCGCGACCGCGTTGAGGTGCAGGCAATGGCTAGAAAAGAATTAGGTGAGGCGCTTGTCGCCAAGGGTGTGATTACCGCTGAGCAGCTTAAAGAAGCAAGAGACGTTCAGCGGAGCGCGCCCGGCGATATCGGCCGCATAATAATAGACCTTGGGTTTGCGGATGCAAAGGCTGTCACGGAGGTTCGCGCCGAG encodes the following:
- a CDS encoding YqeG family HAD IIIA-type phosphatase, with protein sequence MGELLELFRPDQYVRNVSEIDLAALKQDGFRALMLDLDNTLLPWASSQVPESSRRWIESAKAVGMGLCIVSNTHNPKRLNAVARELGISCVFRALKPRPHCFERALKMLGCKAENCVVVGDQLLTDILGGNWACMHTILVEPMHPKEFIGTKLSRLIERWIMRRLRRPAAGTNDGLYKSEKQDTK
- a CDS encoding shikimate dehydrogenase translates to MLGKTRVLGVFGHPIAHSLSPVMQNAAIEALGIDYVYVPFHVLPNDLEKAVHGIRALNIAGVNVTIPHKENIIAYLDEVSERSMRIRSVNTVINKDGHLVGDTTDGRGFLKSAQAEWGKLDGKKVLLLGAGGSAKAVSFALAEIGCEIVIANRTFGRARELVEGLNTVFGRDAARAIGMQREALADEAQSADLLVNTTSVGMSPDIDSTPIPGDLLHSNLLVYDLVYNPSTSRLVRQARERGARAVNGLGMLVHQGALSLEMWTGRQAPVDVMEEAAAVVL